One window of Anaerolineales bacterium genomic DNA carries:
- a CDS encoding SRPBCC family protein, with amino-acid sequence MKLEKSIHINCTPEKAFAFATDFANASKWMVGFIESKTLTEGATRVGTQYAFVSKLLGQKMEMKSEVTVWEPPTRYAYKTIDAPVSMQGTFTFTAEDGGTLATMTGEGEFGGLFKLAEGMMKSQMDKQMDDTMNALKKALEG; translated from the coding sequence ATGAAACTCGAAAAATCGATCCACATCAATTGTACGCCCGAGAAGGCATTTGCCTTTGCCACCGACTTCGCCAACGCCTCCAAATGGATGGTCGGATTCATCGAATCCAAAACCCTGACCGAAGGCGCGACGCGGGTTGGGACGCAGTATGCCTTTGTCTCCAAGTTATTGGGTCAGAAGATGGAAATGAAGTCTGAAGTCACCGTCTGGGAGCCTCCCACCCGTTACGCGTACAAGACTATCGACGCGCCGGTCTCCATGCAGGGTACTTTCACTTTCACTGCGGAAGACGGCGGGACTCTCGCCACCATGACAGGTGAAGGCGAGTTCGGCGGTCTCTTCAAACTCGCGGAGGGGATGATGAAAAGCCAGATGGACAAACAAATGGACGACACCATGAACGCCTTGAAAAAGGCGCTGGAAGGATGA
- the narJ gene encoding nitrate reductase molybdenum cofactor assembly chaperone — translation MYTETEMRSLYQCFARILEYPAGGTLQAAIKAQGLLIDEDPASAAQLKEFHDYAASLPPGRLEEVYTGTFDLDAACHPYIGYHLFGETYKRSVFLVGLKQRYSAEGFVFPENELPDHLAVILHFLATTHDETQAQEIARDALLPVLDRMTGRAKSEGFDEDENAEAPKAEEESEKRTQFHGVLEALRSVLQNQFQVLTVLEPSA, via the coding sequence ATGTATACCGAAACCGAAATGCGAAGCCTCTACCAATGCTTCGCCCGCATATTGGAATACCCCGCGGGCGGCACGCTCCAAGCCGCCATCAAAGCGCAGGGACTCTTGATTGACGAAGACCCCGCCTCCGCCGCGCAGTTGAAGGAATTTCACGACTACGCCGCGTCGCTCCCGCCTGGACGACTCGAAGAAGTGTACACAGGCACGTTCGATTTGGACGCGGCTTGCCATCCGTACATCGGCTATCACCTCTTCGGCGAGACCTACAAACGCAGCGTCTTTCTCGTCGGGTTGAAACAGCGTTACAGCGCGGAGGGATTCGTCTTCCCCGAAAACGAATTGCCCGACCATCTCGCCGTCATCCTGCACTTCCTTGCCACCACCCACGACGAGACACAGGCGCAGGAAATCGCCCGCGACGCGCTGCTTCCCGTGTTGGATCGCATGACGGGACGCGCCAAATCCGAAGGCTTCGACGAAGACGAAAACGCCGAAGCGCCCAAGGCGGAGGAAGAATCCGAAAAGCGCACTCAATTCCACGGCGTGTTGGAGGCGCTGCGCTCCGTCCTGCAAAACCAGTTTCAAGTCCTGACCGTGTTGGAACCCTCCGCCTGA
- the narH gene encoding nitrate reductase subunit beta, producing the protein MDIRAHVSMVFHLDKCIGCHTCSIACKNIWTDRKGTEYMWWNNVETKPGTGYPTLWEDQDKYKGGWEKKNEELKLKLHSKLGALGNIFYNPYLPTIDDYYEPWTYDYENLFNAPEGDDQPTARAISMISGKPMDSIEAGPNWDDDLGGSPLYARNDVNLDELTDDEREQLNELERVVFFYLPRICNHCLNPGCVAACPAGAIYKRGEDGIVLLSQEKCRAWRMCISGCPYKKTYYNWASGKSEKCILCYPRLESGQPPACFHSCVGRIRYLGVLLYDADQIQKCASVPNEELVAAQRNMIQDPFDPEVIKAAKANGISDAMITSAQNSPVYKFVKKWQIALPLHPDFRTLPMLYYVPPMLPVLAKTDKDGKYDVAGLDNEGLPAMISSLEKARMPIKYMASMFSGGNVKVVEEVYRKLIAVRIFKRAQKVKDYKQADVDAALAQGNTNADEVEAIFRLTSLPTYEERFVVPPLGREVAVESWEVPLDRKREAGFGVRNKIAKRKF; encoded by the coding sequence ATGGATATTCGCGCGCACGTTTCAATGGTCTTCCATCTCGACAAGTGCATCGGCTGTCATACGTGCAGTATCGCCTGCAAAAACATCTGGACGGATCGCAAAGGCACCGAGTACATGTGGTGGAACAACGTCGAGACCAAGCCTGGCACGGGCTATCCCACCCTGTGGGAAGACCAGGACAAATACAAAGGCGGCTGGGAAAAGAAGAACGAAGAGTTGAAGTTGAAATTGCACAGCAAACTCGGCGCGCTGGGCAACATCTTCTACAACCCCTACCTGCCCACCATTGACGATTACTACGAACCCTGGACGTACGACTACGAGAATCTCTTCAACGCGCCCGAAGGCGACGACCAGCCGACCGCCCGCGCCATCTCGATGATCTCGGGCAAGCCGATGGACAGCATCGAAGCGGGACCCAACTGGGACGACGACCTGGGCGGCTCGCCCCTTTATGCCCGCAACGATGTCAATCTCGACGAACTCACCGACGACGAGCGCGAGCAACTCAACGAACTGGAGCGCGTCGTCTTCTTCTACCTGCCGCGCATCTGCAACCACTGTCTCAACCCTGGCTGTGTCGCGGCGTGTCCCGCGGGCGCCATCTATAAACGCGGCGAAGACGGCATCGTTTTGCTCTCGCAGGAAAAATGCCGCGCCTGGCGCATGTGCATTTCGGGCTGTCCCTACAAGAAGACTTACTATAACTGGGCTTCGGGCAAATCCGAAAAATGTATTTTGTGCTACCCGCGTCTCGAATCGGGACAACCCCCCGCCTGCTTCCACTCCTGCGTGGGACGCATCCGCTATCTGGGAGTCCTGCTCTACGACGCGGATCAAATCCAGAAATGCGCCTCAGTCCCCAACGAAGAATTGGTCGCCGCGCAACGGAACATGATTCAAGACCCGTTCGACCCCGAAGTCATCAAAGCCGCCAAAGCCAACGGAATCTCCGACGCGATGATCACCTCCGCTCAGAATTCGCCCGTCTATAAGTTCGTCAAGAAATGGCAGATCGCGCTTCCGCTTCACCCCGACTTCCGCACCCTGCCCATGCTCTACTACGTCCCGCCCATGCTTCCCGTCCTTGCCAAGACCGACAAAGACGGCAAGTACGACGTGGCAGGACTCGACAATGAAGGCTTGCCCGCCATGATCAGTTCATTGGAAAAGGCGCGCATGCCCATCAAGTACATGGCGAGCATGTTCTCGGGCGGCAACGTCAAGGTCGTGGAAGAGGTCTATCGCAAACTCATCGCAGTCAGAATCTTCAAGCGCGCGCAGAAAGTCAAAGACTACAAACAAGCCGACGTGGACGCCGCGCTCGCGCAGGGCAACACCAACGCCGACGAAGTGGAAGCCATCTTCCGCCTCACGTCGCTCCCGACCTACGAAGAACGCTTCGTTGTCCCGCCGCTCGGGCGTGAGGTCGCCGTCGAATCGTGGGAAGTCCCGCTCGACCGCAAGCGCGAAGCGGGCTTCGGCGTCCGCAACAAGATCGCGAAGAGGAAGTTCTAA
- a CDS encoding cytochrome c: MSDNRKPAAMLRRFSLPLMLGAALIFIATTFSVASAMPPLQTDGEALFTAKGCNACHTIGGGDLVGPDLAGVTERRTEEWLTQWLTAPDQMLTSDPDAQAMLAQYNNVPMPNLGLKPDEVAALIAYLGGGATSGGSSAGLPAGDATSGKAYFVGDKRFENGGPQCMSCHSVAGLGSLGGGNLGPDLTTSGFVQSDAAFAAFMGAPSTQTMGAIWVKTPLTAQEQADLYAFLSKASVTKREPSALLQIALLSAVGAAVLIFLAQLTWGKRSKGVRVPMIERTLAKK; encoded by the coding sequence ATGAGCGATAACAGAAAGCCTGCCGCCATGCTCAGGCGTTTTTCCCTGCCTTTGATGTTGGGGGCGGCGTTGATTTTCATTGCAACCACGTTCAGCGTTGCCTCCGCCATGCCGCCGCTTCAGACGGACGGGGAGGCATTGTTCACGGCGAAGGGGTGTAACGCCTGTCACACGATCGGCGGCGGCGATTTGGTGGGTCCCGACCTTGCGGGCGTGACTGAACGCCGCACGGAGGAATGGCTGACCCAGTGGTTGACCGCGCCCGACCAGATGTTGACAAGCGACCCCGACGCCCAGGCGATGCTGGCGCAATATAACAACGTCCCGATGCCGAATTTGGGATTGAAGCCCGATGAGGTGGCGGCGTTGATCGCGTATTTGGGCGGCGGCGCGACGTCGGGCGGCTCTTCGGCGGGACTTCCAGCGGGGGACGCGACCTCGGGCAAAGCCTACTTTGTGGGCGATAAACGCTTCGAGAACGGCGGTCCGCAGTGCATGTCCTGTCACAGCGTGGCGGGACTCGGTTCTCTCGGCGGCGGCAATTTGGGTCCCGACCTGACGACGAGCGGCTTTGTCCAATCGGATGCGGCATTCGCGGCGTTCATGGGCGCGCCGTCCACGCAGACGATGGGCGCGATCTGGGTGAAGACTCCGCTGACGGCGCAGGAGCAGGCGGATTTGTACGCCTTCCTGAGCAAGGCTTCGGTGACGAAGCGCGAGCCGAGCGCGTTGTTGCAGATCGCTTTGTTGAGCGCGGTCGGCGCGGCGGTATTGATCTTCCTCGCGCAGTTGACCTGGGGCAAACGCTCGAAGGGCGTGAGAGTACCGATGATCGAACGGACGTTGGCGAAGAAATAA
- a CDS encoding nuclear transport factor 2 family protein yields MNEQIKDGSLKKALIDSENALWGTLKNKHPEQFDEFSEQFGKFFADDYRGVYAYGINAKSDEIEGTRWCSLQKYSLTETEVTFPTSDMAVVVYKIVTENFSKEQDISGAFNASSVWVNRGGQWQLILHTEARLNNA; encoded by the coding sequence ATGAACGAGCAAATCAAGGATGGTTCCCTGAAAAAGGCGTTGATTGATAGCGAGAACGCCCTTTGGGGAACGCTAAAGAATAAACATCCCGAACAATTCGATGAGTTTTCTGAGCAGTTCGGCAAGTTCTTCGCCGATGATTACCGCGGCGTATACGCGTATGGAATCAACGCCAAGAGCGATGAGATTGAGGGAACGCGTTGGTGCAGCCTGCAAAAGTATTCACTGACCGAAACGGAAGTGACATTCCCAACCAGCGACATGGCAGTCGTAGTCTATAAGATTGTCACGGAAAACTTTAGCAAAGAACAGGATATCTCTGGCGCTTTCAACGCCTCTTCCGTCTGGGTGAACCGCGGCGGTCAATGGCAGTTGATTCTTCATACGGAAGCAAGACTCAATAACGCATAA
- a CDS encoding tellurite resistance/C4-dicarboxylate transporter family protein: protein MSESKSSLFHTLLRESAELHPAYFALVMATGIVSIAAKLENMPLIAWSLFIANVGFYAILWLLTLLRVFRNFGRVVADLITHERGHGFFTTVAGTSVLGRQFHVIADLPEVAAILWLVSLILWCVLMYTFITAVTVRETKPSLENGLSGGWLLLVVSTQSISVTGASIADHFGTWAEAILFLTLSMFLLGFLLYLLVTSLIFYRFTFFKFSPAELTPPYWINMGAMAITTLAGSILILEANHWKIIVDMMPFLKGITLLFWATATWWIPLLIILGVWRHGYKRFPITYDPSYWGLVFPLGMYTVCTFQLAKALKLDFLFLIPRYFIYLAIVAWLAAFIGLIVQLIRKLFARLT from the coding sequence ATGAGCGAATCCAAGTCCAGCCTCTTTCACACACTCCTCCGCGAAAGCGCGGAACTTCATCCCGCCTATTTCGCGCTCGTCATGGCGACGGGCATCGTGTCCATCGCCGCCAAACTGGAGAACATGCCCCTGATCGCATGGTCTCTTTTTATCGCCAATGTGGGGTTTTACGCGATCTTGTGGCTGTTGACGCTCCTCCGCGTCTTTCGCAATTTCGGCAGGGTCGTCGCCGACCTGATCACCCACGAGCGCGGACACGGATTCTTCACGACTGTCGCGGGGACCTCCGTGCTTGGCAGGCAGTTTCACGTCATCGCGGATCTTCCCGAAGTTGCCGCGATCCTCTGGCTGGTGAGTCTCATTCTGTGGTGTGTTCTAATGTACACCTTCATCACAGCCGTGACTGTGCGCGAGACCAAGCCATCGCTCGAAAACGGCTTGAGCGGCGGTTGGCTTTTACTCGTGGTTTCCACTCAATCCATTTCCGTGACGGGCGCGAGCATTGCCGATCACTTTGGGACGTGGGCTGAGGCGATTCTTTTTCTGACGCTATCCATGTTCCTGCTTGGTTTTCTGCTTTACCTTCTCGTCACCTCCCTGATCTTTTATCGCTTCACATTCTTCAAATTCAGCCCCGCGGAGTTGACGCCTCCCTACTGGATCAACATGGGCGCCATGGCGATCACCACGCTGGCTGGCTCGATCCTGATCCTTGAAGCCAATCACTGGAAAATCATTGTGGACATGATGCCTTTCTTGAAAGGCATTACCCTGCTCTTTTGGGCGACTGCGACCTGGTGGATTCCATTGCTCATCATCCTCGGCGTTTGGCGTCATGGTTACAAACGCTTCCCGATCACGTACGATCCCTCCTACTGGGGTTTGGTCTTTCCCCTCGGCATGTACACCGTCTGTACATTTCAACTCGCCAAAGCCCTGAAGCTCGATTTTCTGTTCCTCATCCCGCGTTACTTTATCTATCTTGCCATTGTGGCATGGCTCGCCGCATTCATTGGGTTGATCGTTCAACTGATAAGGAAACTCTTCGCGCGTCTCACGTAA
- a CDS encoding TraR/DksA C4-type zinc finger protein, translating into MKSLDELLSQSATHHHRLCPRQVLGARIGLLAGLLLDLPLPQPEKRLIAIAETDGCFVDGLSAATGCYVGRRTLRVEDYGKTAATFIDSLTEGAVRIAPRQGVRELAWDHAPSARNRWEAQLIGYQHIPDDLLLDWQHVELTTPIKQIVGQAGKRAECEICGEEIINQRELLREGTVLCKSCAGESYFRLPHEYQLDADREAHGERGCL; encoded by the coding sequence ATGAAATCTTTGGATGAACTCCTCTCCCAAAGCGCGACTCATCATCACCGCCTCTGCCCGCGGCAAGTCCTCGGCGCTCGCATCGGACTTTTGGCTGGACTCCTGCTCGACCTGCCTTTGCCCCAACCCGAAAAACGCCTCATCGCCATCGCCGAAACGGACGGCTGCTTCGTGGACGGACTCTCCGCCGCGACTGGTTGTTACGTCGGCAGGCGCACCCTCCGCGTCGAAGACTACGGCAAGACCGCCGCGACCTTCATTGACTCGCTCACTGAGGGAGCCGTCCGCATCGCGCCGCGGCAGGGAGTCCGCGAACTGGCATGGGACCACGCCCCGTCCGCCCGCAACCGCTGGGAAGCGCAACTCATCGGCTACCAGCACATCCCCGACGATTTGTTGCTCGACTGGCAACACGTCGAACTGACGACTCCTATCAAGCAAATTGTCGGTCAGGCAGGCAAACGCGCGGAGTGCGAAATCTGCGGCGAAGAGATCATCAATCAACGCGAACTCCTCCGCGAAGGGACGGTCTTATGCAAATCCTGCGCGGGGGAGTCGTATTTTCGCCTCCCCCATGAGTATCAATTGGACGCGGATCGCGAAGCACACGGAGAACGCGGATGTTTATAA
- a CDS encoding nitrate reductase subunit alpha: protein MSWIQDLVNPQARQWEEFYRNRWQHDNIVRSTHGVNCTGGCSWQVYVKDGIITWEMQQVDYPLLQDGLPPYEPRGCQRGISASWYVYSPIRVKYPYARGVLLDYWREAKQKHLHPVDAYASIMEDESKRKRIQKARGKGGFRRTNWDEVLEIVAASMIYTARKYGPDRVFGFSPIPAMSYLSYGAGSRFLQLFGGVNMSFYDWYADLPNAFPEIWGDQTDVCESADWYNSKYIVSMGANLNMTRTPDVHFVSEARHEGAKFVVIAPDFSQVAKYSDWWIPVKAGQDTAIWMAVNHVIIKEYYTDRQVPYFINYLKENTDMPFLIELEKDGDGYKAGRYIRANTVKRYKDVENGDWKFLVHDAKANAPRMPKGAVGDRWSKEQGKWNIKMEDGLDDQPIEPTLSFLGSQDETVNVAFYEFAEKVTAMRGVPAKYIETEGGKKLVTTVFDLVAAQFGVSRGLPGDYPQSYDEVGAYTPAWQESYTGIGRDTIIRLAREFASNAEATNGKSMIIIGASINHWYNNNLVYRAPIYALILCGCCGVNGGGMNHYVGQEKLTLVAPWSSLAFALDWQKPPRRQQSPTWHYVNSDQWRYEGDFTDYAPIPPKTKWAKGHAMDLEAMAVRMGWMPYFPQFKTNSFEVAKGAEAAGAKTAEDFSKWTAQQLKDGKLEFSVDDPDAEENWPRVWVIWRGNAIQSSAKGHEFFLRHYLGTHDNIIAEEHARDKVKTVKFREPAPRGKMDLVVDLNFRMDSSALYSDIVLPAAFWYEKNDLNTTDLHSFVHPLGQAVPPVWESKTDWEIFKAFARKVSEMAPDIFPTPLKDVVTGPLMHDTPDELSQAEVLDWRTGECEPIPGKTMPHIRVVERDYANLYNKFISLGPNIRTDGINGNGVQIHVAKFYDDLLKNPVGGSPDPRHMRCVEWGGNKYPSVEDALDAANVLLFLAPETNGEVSYAAFKHEEERVGMPLADLAEGVRDVRMTFYDLTRQVRRTLISPCWSGIVNDGRAYSAWCLSVERRVPWRTLTGRQHFYIDHPYYMDFGENLPTFKPKLVSKPGDWKKIGDIVNSPVDDKSLILNYITPHGKWNIHSTYKDNHRMLTLSRGMDPVWLNDKEAESVGIVDNDWVEVHNDNGVVVTRAAVSARVQPGTCLYYHAVERTVFIPKSQIRKGKRAGGHNSLTRTRINPVLLAGGYAQFTYGFNYWGPIGVFTRDTYCVVRKMEKLEW, encoded by the coding sequence ATGAGTTGGATTCAGGATTTGGTCAACCCGCAAGCCCGCCAGTGGGAGGAGTTCTATCGCAACCGCTGGCAGCACGATAACATCGTCCGCAGTACGCATGGGGTGAACTGCACGGGCGGATGTTCGTGGCAGGTTTATGTCAAGGACGGCATTATCACCTGGGAAATGCAACAGGTGGATTATCCGCTGTTGCAGGACGGTCTGCCGCCCTACGAGCCGCGCGGATGTCAGCGCGGGATTTCGGCGTCGTGGTACGTCTACAGCCCGATCCGCGTCAAGTATCCGTACGCGCGCGGCGTGTTGCTGGACTACTGGCGCGAAGCGAAGCAGAAACATCTTCATCCCGTGGACGCGTACGCTTCCATCATGGAAGACGAGTCGAAGCGCAAGCGCATCCAGAAGGCGCGCGGCAAAGGCGGATTCCGCCGCACGAACTGGGACGAAGTATTGGAGATCGTCGCCGCTTCGATGATCTACACCGCGCGGAAGTACGGTCCCGACCGCGTCTTCGGCTTCTCGCCGATTCCCGCGATGTCGTATCTTTCGTACGGAGCAGGCTCGCGCTTCCTGCAACTGTTCGGCGGCGTGAACATGAGTTTCTACGACTGGTACGCCGACCTGCCGAACGCCTTCCCCGAAATCTGGGGCGACCAGACCGACGTGTGCGAAAGCGCGGACTGGTACAACAGCAAGTACATCGTCTCGATGGGCGCGAACCTGAACATGACGCGCACGCCCGACGTTCACTTTGTTTCAGAAGCGCGGCATGAGGGCGCGAAGTTCGTCGTCATCGCGCCAGACTTCTCTCAGGTGGCGAAATATTCCGATTGGTGGATCCCCGTCAAGGCGGGGCAGGATACGGCGATCTGGATGGCGGTCAATCACGTCATCATCAAGGAATATTACACGGATCGGCAAGTCCCGTACTTCATCAACTACTTGAAAGAAAACACCGACATGCCGTTCCTGATCGAATTGGAGAAGGACGGCGACGGCTACAAGGCGGGACGTTACATCCGCGCCAACACGGTCAAGCGTTACAAGGACGTGGAGAACGGCGATTGGAAATTCCTTGTCCACGACGCGAAGGCGAACGCGCCGCGAATGCCGAAAGGCGCGGTGGGCGACCGCTGGAGCAAGGAACAAGGCAAGTGGAATATCAAGATGGAAGACGGGTTGGATGACCAGCCCATCGAGCCGACGCTTTCATTTCTCGGTTCGCAGGATGAGACGGTCAACGTCGCGTTCTACGAGTTCGCGGAGAAAGTCACCGCCATGCGCGGCGTCCCCGCGAAATACATCGAGACCGAAGGCGGGAAGAAACTCGTCACGACCGTCTTCGATCTGGTCGCCGCCCAGTTTGGCGTGAGCCGCGGACTGCCTGGCGATTACCCGCAGAGTTACGACGAAGTCGGCGCGTATACGCCCGCGTGGCAGGAATCCTACACGGGCATTGGGCGCGACACGATCATCCGCCTGGCGCGCGAGTTCGCCTCCAACGCCGAAGCGACAAACGGCAAGTCCATGATCATCATCGGCGCGAGTATCAATCACTGGTACAACAACAATCTCGTTTATCGCGCGCCGATATACGCGTTGATCCTGTGCGGCTGTTGCGGAGTCAACGGCGGCGGGATGAACCATTACGTCGGTCAGGAAAAACTGACTCTGGTCGCGCCGTGGTCGAGTCTCGCGTTCGCGCTCGACTGGCAGAAGCCGCCGCGCCGACAGCAATCCCCCACGTGGCATTACGTCAACAGCGACCAGTGGCGCTACGAAGGCGACTTCACCGATTACGCGCCCATCCCGCCCAAGACGAAATGGGCGAAGGGTCACGCGATGGACTTGGAAGCGATGGCTGTCCGCATGGGCTGGATGCCGTACTTCCCGCAGTTCAAGACCAACTCGTTTGAAGTGGCGAAGGGCGCCGAAGCCGCGGGCGCGAAGACCGCCGAAGATTTCTCCAAGTGGACGGCGCAACAACTCAAGGACGGCAAACTCGAATTCTCGGTGGACGACCCCGACGCGGAAGAGAACTGGCCACGGGTGTGGGTCATCTGGCGCGGCAACGCCATTCAATCCAGCGCGAAGGGACACGAGTTCTTCCTGCGTCACTATCTCGGCACGCACGATAACATCATCGCGGAGGAACACGCCAGGGACAAGGTCAAGACCGTCAAGTTCCGCGAACCCGCGCCGCGCGGCAAAATGGATCTCGTGGTTGACCTCAACTTCCGCATGGACTCGTCCGCGTTGTATTCGGACATCGTCCTGCCCGCCGCGTTCTGGTACGAGAAGAACGACCTGAACACCACCGACCTTCATTCCTTCGTCCATCCGCTCGGGCAGGCTGTGCCGCCCGTGTGGGAGTCAAAGACGGACTGGGAAATCTTCAAAGCCTTCGCCAGGAAAGTCAGCGAAATGGCGCCCGATATCTTCCCGACTCCGCTCAAGGACGTGGTGACGGGTCCGCTCATGCACGACACGCCCGACGAACTTTCGCAAGCCGAAGTGTTGGACTGGCGAACGGGCGAGTGCGAACCGATTCCAGGCAAGACCATGCCGCACATCCGCGTGGTGGAGCGCGATTACGCCAACCTCTACAACAAGTTCATCTCGCTGGGACCCAACATCCGCACGGACGGAATCAACGGCAACGGCGTGCAAATCCACGTGGCGAAGTTCTACGACGACCTGCTGAAGAATCCCGTCGGCGGTTCGCCCGACCCGCGTCACATGCGATGCGTGGAATGGGGCGGGAACAAATATCCGTCGGTGGAAGACGCGCTTGACGCGGCAAACGTCCTGCTCTTCCTTGCGCCCGAAACGAACGGAGAAGTCTCCTACGCGGCGTTCAAGCATGAGGAAGAACGAGTCGGAATGCCGCTGGCGGATCTCGCCGAAGGCGTGCGCGACGTGCGCATGACCTTCTACGATCTGACGCGACAGGTGCGCCGCACGCTCATCAGCCCGTGCTGGTCGGGCATAGTCAACGACGGGCGCGCGTATTCCGCCTGGTGCCTGAGCGTGGAGCGGCGCGTCCCCTGGCGCACGTTGACGGGACGCCAGCACTTCTACATTGACCATCCGTATTACATGGACTTCGGCGAAAACCTGCCGACGTTCAAACCCAAACTGGTCTCGAAGCCTGGCGACTGGAAGAAGATCGGCGACATCGTGAACAGCCCCGTGGACGATAAGAGCCTGATCCTGAACTACATCACGCCGCACGGCAAGTGGAACATCCACTCGACCTACAAGGACAACCACCGCATGTTGACCCTCTCGCGCGGCATGGATCCCGTCTGGTTGAACGACAAGGAAGCCGAAAGCGTCGGCATTGTGGATAACGACTGGGTCGAAGTCCACAACGACAACGGCGTGGTCGTGACACGCGCGGCGGTCAGCGCCCGCGTCCAGCCTGGGACGTGCCTGTACTATCACGCGGTCGAGCGCACGGTCTTCATCCCCAAGTCGCAGATTCGCAAAGGCAAGCGCGCGGGCGGTCACAACAGCCTGACGCGCACGCGCATCAACCCCGTCCTGCTGGCGGGCGGCTACGCCCAGTTCACCTACGGCTTCAACTATTGGGGACCCATCGGCGTGTTCACGCGCGATACGTACTGCGTGGTGAGGAAGATGGAGAAGTTGGAGTGGTGA
- the narI gene encoding respiratory nitrate reductase subunit gamma, which produces MFDNALFIGFPYMAIAIAIAVTIYRFFFDPYSVSSQSSQFLENRMLFFGSVPWHYGLITILLGHLTALLFPSLWGLLTANQVRLYVLEITGLALALMATVGLVLLFYRRMANARAQAVTSELDWILLFFLFLQVGLGFWVAYYYRWGSDWYLHTAVPWLVSLLKFQPDITYVTALPFWVKFHFLNGFVIALLLPFTRLVHLLVYPLSYLWREHQVVIWNRSRFR; this is translated from the coding sequence ATGTTCGATAACGCCCTGTTCATCGGCTTTCCCTACATGGCAATCGCCATCGCCATTGCCGTCACCATCTACCGTTTCTTCTTCGACCCGTATTCCGTCTCCAGCCAGTCGTCGCAGTTTCTCGAAAACCGCATGCTGTTCTTCGGCTCGGTGCCGTGGCACTACGGGTTGATCACCATCCTTCTCGGACACCTCACCGCCCTGCTCTTCCCCAGCCTGTGGGGATTGTTGACCGCCAACCAAGTCCGCCTCTACGTTCTCGAAATCACAGGACTCGCGCTCGCGCTGATGGCGACGGTCGGACTCGTCCTGCTGTTCTACCGCCGCATGGCAAACGCCCGCGCGCAAGCAGTCACCTCCGAACTCGATTGGATTCTGCTGTTCTTCCTCTTCCTGCAAGTCGGTCTCGGATTCTGGGTCGCCTACTACTACCGCTGGGGCTCGGATTGGTACTTGCACACCGCCGTCCCGTGGCTGGTCTCGCTCCTCAAATTCCAACCCGACATTACCTATGTCACCGCGCTACCGTTCTGGGTGAAATTCCATTTTCTCAACGGCTTCGTCATTGCCCTGCTCCTCCCGTTCACGCGACTTGTGCATCTGCTCGTCTATCCCCTCTCCTATCTCTGGCGCGAACATCAGGTCGTGATTTGGAATCGCAGCCGATTTCGCTAA
- a CDS encoding hemerythrin domain-containing protein yields the protein MLITHALLGEHGVFHFLLAHIEQSLPALDSLSSLQNRIAAFASALESHAGIEDELLFTALEPHLGTAGGPLAVMRFEHTQITDLLGAIESASDLDSARALAKQMIEVTRGHFQKEEQILFRMAHQFLGEDELATLGAKWAQKRAPLISLDMQ from the coding sequence ATGTTAATCACCCACGCACTCCTCGGCGAACACGGCGTATTTCACTTCCTGCTCGCGCACATCGAACAATCCCTCCCCGCGCTCGATTCCCTCTCCAGCCTCCAAAACCGAATCGCCGCCTTCGCCTCCGCCCTCGAATCTCACGCAGGCATCGAAGACGAACTGCTCTTCACCGCCCTCGAACCCCACCTCGGTACAGCGGGCGGACCTCTCGCCGTCATGCGCTTCGAGCATACCCAAATCACCGACCTGCTCGGCGCCATCGAATCCGCCAGCGACCTCGACTCCGCCCGCGCCCTCGCAAAGCAAATGATCGAAGTCACGCGCGGACACTTCCAAAAGGAAGAACAAATCCTCTTCCGCATGGCGCATCAGTTCTTGGGCGAAGACGAACTCGCCACCCTCGGCGCAAAATGGGCGCAGAAACGTGCGCCATTGATTTCCCTTGACATGCAATGA